The DNA window TGCTCCtaaaatgcataatttatcCTCGTGAAACAACGATCCGTCATTCCTGTTATATTGTCGTTAACATGTTGAAATTCTATCTTGTCCAATGATTTAATCTTTTTACGCATTAGTTCGCGCTCTAATCTTGATTGTAGATTAGATGTACAGGATATTAGCACAAGGGGGGTTGTATTTTATGTTTGGGGGCTGTTTGGTTACATGTACACAATATAGTGCTGCTAACTTCGTAATGTATTTTctgtttgaacaaaaaactttaataaagAAACTACATTCTGGTAGCTCGCTATTTCATTAACCGTCCGTTCATGTTTGCGATTATTATTTCGTGCGATTATTTTGAAagattattattctttttgttttgtatgctgATATTCCGTGTAATAACAGTTTTGACAGTTCGTGTGCATGATGCACAGTGTTCGGCACGGTAAGAAATCATGCCATAACAGTagcaaaggaaaagtttttaccATCAAACGAAGCATATTTCTTATAACAAATGAAGGAAAGTTGCATTTGTTCATAAAGTTTATATCAACGTACATTCGTGTGATGCTAAAATCACAGTAGAAACACAATAGAAACAATTAGAAAAAGGCGCGCAGTTTTAACTATCGAACTCGGATAGTATAAACGCGCACGGTTATCTCACTTCCCCTCCACCGTATCCCCTAACCGTTACGCtggtatgcgtgtgtgtggtgtaCGAGGTTGGATTCAGAGTAATCACGACACTGCAGACAGAAGTATTTTAAAGCGGGCGAATGGAGAAGAACGCCTGAAATATGTGAAAATTTCAGCTTAAAGTTGTCCATAGCAAGCCGTGCTAGTGGACTGGCAGATTCGTGTGTTACGAGGTAGTAGTGCAAGCCGATTAATCCCCTATGATTCATGTTTGTTGCCTCCTGTCCGAAAGGCTAGAGGCGAACATTCGCATTCGCTGCTAAAGACAATTGCTCCGTATCCTCATGGAACCCATTTGCCGCAGCTTCGTTATAaatgcgtgcgtgcgtgcgcgtgtgtgcatctgttttgtgaagtattgcgtgtgcgtgtgattgtgtgcgtgtgtgtgtgtgtgtgcgtgcgctcGCTACAGCATTAAACAAGAGTGGAAGGATTTCCGAGtacggagaaagaaaaaaaaacatcgttgAAATTATCTGATGATtgcataatttctttttataaacAGATCAGCGCTGCAACGTACGGGCATAGAAGACATAAgcaaagcgaaacgaaacacgGCTTATCCGCGTATACGTATATACGTGTACGTGTGCGATATATATAGACACACAACGACAAGCGTATCTTCTTCAGTCACCATCTTGGATTCAGGCTACCAGTGTTAGGAGCTGCCTAGCCCGACCGGAACACCCAGCTCACCGTTTCTTGTGttgttttccccaaaaacccgcaTCTCTTCCCCCAGGCACATTCATAATATGGCTGTGTTTCTGATAAATGTATGCAAGTTCAACGGTTGTGAGAAGATTTTCCCAAGCTTGACTGATTTAATACACCACATAGAGAACACCCATATAGGTAAGTGTTGGTTGGGTTGGTGCATCAAGGAGAAGAACCCGAAGGAGGCGAGTTGGGAGTGGCAGATGATTAGATTCGTCGTGGGGTGGTaccgggggggtggggggagcgtgggtgggtttttgtgGGGAAGTTGGTAACGAGGGGTGGCTAGAGCTCAACACAAACTGTCCATATTGGTTTAATGATgcaattcgtttgttttgaatttaccTAAAGCACTCGATTCAGCTTTACagtacgtgtttttttttcttaatttaatttttaatgcaataaCTATTCTCTTACCGGAAAAGTGTTTTGTGAATAAATATTTCCCATTAAATAGTACGCATTGCGAGTGATAAGTGTGTTCCATATTTAATCACAACCTTACAAATCAATCTGATCATGCATCATGCTATAACCAAACCAAATACGGTTTAGGGAGAGtgcgcaacaaaaacaaaaacaatgcaaacaaTACTTTCCTTGCTCGAATGCTAATGCTTCCTTTAATTTTGCAGATGACTCCCAGGCGCCTGAGGTAACGGAAAAGACACAGCCAACATGTCTTCCACTCAGCTACGTTCTGCGCTTCGTAACTGATAACACCCGCCGGGATGGTGTTGCCGCACCAGTGGCCGTCTCCTCCAATGGCACAGATAGAAATAATCCCACCCTGGCCAACAGTACTGGGCTGCGTTTGACCAACGCAGCCGCCTCAATCAACCAAACGTCAGACCACGGGCATGGTACTGCGGCAACCAATTCCAGCACCATTGCCAACGGTGGCAACAGTGGCGGTAGCATTGTTGCGACCGCCACCACGAACGGATGCACCGCCGACCAAAACGGTACGGTACCGTCCGGTGGTAATGGTAGCTACAGTGGTGGACCGGAGTCGATCAAAAATCAACTCAACCAACAAACGGTTGGCTCAACCGATCTCAAGCGCAAAATTGCCATCAAACATCACAGCTACAGCATATCGGCATCGAACCGTAGCACAACGCCAACAGGTAAATTCGTTACATAACAGGGCTTGCCGtggtgtggtttttgggggatacTAGTAACGCATATCCTCGAGGGAAGTGGTTAGCGATGCAAACACAGTACGCATTGACATTCCgtttatgaatgaatgaaaagtttAAGAAGTTTTGCGGGAGCACATTTTCCCAAAGGATAATaacaaagatttatttttatacttatTAAATCTTTTgtatggaaaaggaaaagcagtATTATTGCTTACAcggaatttttgaaatttttgtttaccaaGGTGTATTACTTCTGTATTTAGaagtattttttcccccatttcaaTGCTTTATTTGTAGTACAATTACCTAGTACAAATGAACTGAAATTTAGTAACTTTAAGTAGAATCTCTAAATGTGTAGTTTAGAAATACATTTGCTAATGTATTAAATAGTCTTAATATGAACTTTTTGTGATATTTACAAATGAACTATATTCATATACGTATTGTAATTTTTCATGAAGTACGTAAATTACGTAAAAAAGGCAGGTCTAGGAATTAcctaaaaggttttttttatatttacattATATAGGATGGATGAAATTAAACAGAAACTAGGTGTGCAAATTAAATCCTGTAAGGAAAAGGGATCGTTATTATGttgtaattatatttttttgaaatacattatttggaaaataaattaactaccgtgcaaatagacgtagagaTTTATTTctctgcgtttttttttctctcgctggTATGCGatgaatgcaataaaaagttcaaaaataaaaaaaagcttctagCGATCGTTGCTATAGAAATGCACAGAAATACTGCAAACGTAGTAGGCGCAGAAATGGCGAGAAATGTCACTCTATGTTTGGCACGGTAAAGCTTGctatcgaaaacaaaactaaaaccaaaCAATGTTAAGGCCACAATCCCCATCTAAAGGCGATCTAATATTATTACGTACGGTGGGTCACGTGGTTAGAACCAACGCCCCTACCTTGAACCAATTGTGACCCGTGTGTTAATGTGTATCTTTCCTTACGCACCCGGGCCCGCGTCTAAAGGAAGCGAAATGGATGACGATGAGATGATGGTGTCCGAATCCGAGGACAGCAACGATTCCTGGACAACGGAGGAGTTCAGCTCAGAGTTTATCATGCGCTACGGAAGCCGGTATGTCTGCGTACAAACCGTTTTTGCTACTCGCCGGAATCTGCACGCGTATAACGTAAAACATACtgatgtttgtttcttctttttttttttacttacatATTATTGTGCAGACGCCATTCTGCATccgggggtggtggtggtattaATACTTCGAACgaaaaaccgttcgcctgTCCGGTGCCGGGCTGCAAAAAGCGCTACAAAAATGTCAACGGCATCAAGTACCATTCGAAGAATGGTCACAAAAAAGACGGAAAGTACGTGTAGCGCTTTCGTGTGCGGTTTGCAACATGCAGCAGTGTGATATTTCCATTactaattatgtttttttttcttcttctctgtcTTGtcctccgtttttttcttgttcataCTAACTTCCAAAATTTATGtgtattgtgtgtttgtttggtgtttgggtATTTGAATATAGTCGGGTCCGTAAAGCCTTTAAGTGTTACTGTGGAAAGAGCTACAAAACGGCACAGCGGTTGAAGAATCACAACATGCTGGTACATGCAGCGACCCGGAATGGGTCCCCGGTCGATGGGACGAATCTGGCCGCGGTACCGCTTACCTCGCCGGCCCTTCCGTCTGCCACATTGATCTCGACCCCGGTCAAATCTCCTCCGCTGAGCAACGGTAGCATCAGCCCGACGATTAGCATCACCGCTAGCCCCTCGCTGACCGCTAGCACCGGTGCTGTCATACCATCTAGTCAAATCGGTACAAACGCAACCAATACTAACGCTACGTGTACTAGTCCATCCACAGTTACTATAACGCAGGTAACCCACAAGGTGCCGCGTGCGTTCGTACTGTCGGCTAACAGTGCCACCGCAACCACACCGATGCCGGTCAGTGCGGCTGCGACGGTCGTTACCGCTACCGCGGTCGCTGCCTCACCCGTCACAACCGCCAACGTATTTCCCGTGTCGTCCCCCGCCAGTGCGAATATTTCGGCCAGCGTGTCAGCGATCTCGGCCGTATCGCCGATCTCGTCCAATACCGTCTCGTCCGGTATTAGTACGGCCGTGTCGCCGATCTCGTCTAGCACCATCTCGATCGTGTCGCCGATCTCGTCTAGTAGCATCTCGGCCGGTGTGTCGCCGGTAAACATTAAGTACGACAATCTCGGCATCCTAACGCCAGCCACATCGCCGAAACTGATCGCCGCAAACCTCTGCCAGGAGGTAAATCCACCACTGCAGCTACAGTCAACTGCCGGTACCGGtattggtgttggtggtggcaaCGGAACAGCCGGTACCACCACCGTTCTCGGTGGTTTGTCACTAAAAACCGTCAACGGTAATGTTACCGTACGAAGTGGCGGTAATGGTACCGCAGGTagtggcggcggcggcggcggtggtggtggtggtaatcCTACCAGTGAGCTGGTTAACACCGGCGGTGGTAACGTTGGGATTGCCCTGGTCGTATCATCCTCCAACGTTGGGATGGAGACGAAGCTAAACGCTACCGGTTGTAATAATAAGAACGCAGTGCTCTCGGCGTCGGTCACGGCTGGCCAACAATACGCCGAAGAGACGTAGCCGATACTTAAGAATTTACTGTTGCGAAAGTATTGACTGGCTAGAAGGGTACCTGTTCTACTAGTTTttaacctttaaaaaaaataccgcaCAGCTGCTGATACTTCCacatatttaataacacaaaacacaacaagaggaaacaacaaacataaagCGGGAAGAACCACCCGGGGCATAGAAAGCAGCACGCAAAAACCCATCTAATGAGCGTAGCGCATAGTTTTAGGGCACATATTAGAATGTTTGCTCGCTTTGCAAACAAACCCGTACGCGGAACGCGTCGTTTTGCGGAGAAGcaccaaaacgaaacgaactaAATGTGGAAGCTAaacgatttattttacatgtgCTGCTGGGATacatatttcattttgatatagtttttttaacaGCTCACCTTTCCCGGTCTGTCTGAAAGACGTTGAAAAATTAGTTCGTTCGAATGTAtttagatttttattattattttaaacttttgtttttgtttattaacaaTCAAGCAAACATCGCTGACCATAATTTTGGGTGAAGCAAATCAGTAGAGATCAACCTTCGTtccatttacattttttttttcactttccctATAAAAGAAGAGGGAAAACATAtaccaaaagaaaacaaaaaaacaactaaaagaGAATGTCGTCTGCATATTATTTAAGTTTcatacaatatttaaaaaagccTCTACAAAGATATTAATGAAGTGGACGCgatttaaaaggaaaaaaagtagtttatatgttttgtttgtttttcataagCATTCAGGTCCTAATTAGGTGATATTGCGGCGCCCCCCCAGGTTGCGTCGCACGCGTTCCGTTAGAAAGATTCCTTTAAAGCGTAGTCAAGCCGTTTGAGGGTAAATTAACTGAAACTATAACCTCttattcttattattattattattttttgcggCTAGTAAGAAACACTTTAAGTgtcgatttatttatttatcttttctcgtttcttttttttgttgttgtcacaACCCACGCGGGTGTGCATCAGTCAGATGCAGCTAAGTAGCAAAAAGGTGTGGGTGGCACCTCGTATACCACCCATCAGCCCACCATACCAACATCACATTACCTAGGCTAGTGCGGAAGAACAAGGTGAAAACAAGCTGTTTTTAAGGGAGGAATAGCAGAAGCGCGCGTGCGCCCCGCGACCATGGTGTGAATGGAAGGTGgtcgatttatttttcttatactTTATAACTTCAGCTGTTTTAATTGTTGGcagtgatttctttttttttagtataaaaTCTGTTTGTcgaaattattacatttttttttgcttttacttcTGACACTGATGtgtaatatatatatatgcacATGTAAATTGGTTTTACGTTACTGTTTCACAACGCGTGCAATAGCAAGTGGttaccggtttttttgttgttggattGTGTCCCAGATACATGCCCCAAAAATCCCCAAACcatgcaaaatgaaaatgaaacattagcTCCACGTGGTTTAGTAGCACCGTTTccttatatttttgtttttcatttctcgCCCCCCCTTATATGTATGCTTAagttatgaaaatatttacaactaTATATTGTTGATGGATAAGGAGAGTGTGTATAGTAGtgtatttgcaaaaaaaaaggtaaagtaGTCACGGTACGGTAGAAGAAGGTGACACCCAGGTGGGGAAGCGATATAAAACAGTTAGCCAAGAAAGTGTGAGGATTGGTGGGAGGGGAATtacatattaaattaaattaaaccaatTACACACCCCTTTATTCCCCCTACCCACCAATGCTGAAAAAGGGGGTGAAAATTCCTTCTCACTTTCTATAATGTAAGCATCATAACTTAGGTAAGAGAGAGGGCGAGAGATATTGAGTGTGAGGAGAGGTTTACAAACGGATCTcagaatgattgtttttttttgtttttcgtcgtTTAAATCTTCTGATTATGTGAGCTTCCTATATGCACCAAAACTCATCTTAACAGTAGTTATGTTAGCTTTCGCGTCAAGAGTTCTGCGTTGAGTCCGTCAGGTTATAAAGGTGCATGTCCTGTATAGCTATAACGAAACCCGTCTCTAAAAACCCACGCACGCACTGTATTGTTCCTGTTAGCGCGCTTCTGTTCTGCATTGGCTCTATCTATCGTTCGGGCTGATAATAAGGGTCTGTCTGGCCGTCCTTTACAGGCAATGCCTCTTATAAAGCTGTgacttgatttattttcctatAGCCTATATAGTCTATCATTGGCCTGGTTGTGTTAAGTCGTGGCGTCTACCGACTAGACTaaacttttcatttcgctAACAATgcttacacacacactaacGCAATTCGTTCGAGCTACCTAACCTAACAGGGAGGGCcggaaaaaaggacacacgATTACGTCACTTAGCGGAAGTGATCTTTTCATCCCTTTTATCCAAggtttctcttttgttttcaaaaaaaaaaaaattaaccaaatTAACCGCCATCAAGAGACTATTTGAAATGGTTTACATTTGctgtgatttctttttttccctctcattTGCTTTTCATCTTTACATCAtcttataaatataattacatGCACACTTATACATAATTTAACAAGTTTTTCCCCCCCTTTCAAACACGCGAGTTTAGTTTGAAACAGTCGAGaacgttgcaaaaaaaatcatttaaacagaataatattgttttgctGTATGTATCTTCCCTGCTTCCCGTGTACTgttcagtaaaaaaacaaacaaacaagaaaactaAACGAAAAACAAGCCATAATTAATCATAGCAAATCGCCCATAAATGTTTAAGTAATGGGGATGTGGAAAACAGAAAGGATATACATAAGCGGTACGCTTTTGCAGTTCAGTAGGCTTATTAGGGGCACATTTTATCTGTCGATTGAGCACTCACACAAATCGAGCAAGATTAGTTTTTAGCAAATGGAGCAAAGcgtttttagttttagttttttttttagcaatgtATAGTAAACCCATCATGCCtcattcttcctttttttccttttacttaaaaacatctataaaaaatggaacaaaaataagACTTAAAACCAGAAATTTAAACCACGGGGCAAAACACACTCCGCCGGGGGGGAGGCTAGTGTGCATCGACATAATATAcgcttgcaaaacaaaaagtatgcGGGTTCGTGTTCTTGCGCGTATTTAAGTCACACAGCGATCACTATCCTAATTTGGCAGAAAAAAGGACATACACTATATTATAGCAAAGCATACAAAAACTCGCAGGAAAAGATAAGCTTTTATTCTTCGAGagtgcgggtgtgtgtgtgttacaaTGCAAACAAGGACATCTGCTccccgggtgtgtgtgtgtgtgagagtagGGTGAAGAAAACATGTGAATACATccccacaaaacaaaccaaaaccaaaccagtATATATACATTGggtttatttgctttaatCCGCTACTGTTGTACGtccgtgtaaaaaaaaaacaagtggcACGCCaatcgtgtttgtttttccctttcgtATTTTGTGTCGTCCGTGTGGTTCGTGTGTGAGTCGTCGTGTGTTAATTCGAAACACTAGCGATATATCAAAACCAATTCGTGTTAGGTCAGCAAAGTGAGAGCATAATTCTGTTCGATTCGAAACACACCTACGCGCATTAGTATTGTTGCGTAAACATGTGTTTCtggcattattattattatttccggATTGTTTGGATTGAGAAGCGGTTAGGAGAGGGGCAGTGTATGTAGAGAAACGGGGGGGAGGGCAGGGTTAAGACCGTTGAAGTAAATCTATTTTAATGTGCGATATTCTCGCACACGGTAAtatatatttaaacaaaaaaagcaaaaaacaacaagccaCACACTCGTACACACATGTGAATTAAgatatttaaaacataaagaaaaagatcacacgcaacaacaacaaaaaaaagcccagaaaaaaatgtgcattGTGCAACACaataacaagcaaaaaaaaaatgaacatgcATTAAACATTAAGACTATAATCACTCATACCACTTACTTGTCTATAGCTagtcaaaatttttaaatataatatttatgtttttttttattattagataaatatgaagcaaaaaaacaaggaattaACGGCGCATTTATCTTTgtcgatacaaaaaaaatgatacttGCACACGAAAACTCCGCGCTCAGCCTGTTGTAAAATCTACATGATtagtgaaataaaacagaaaaatcgattaaaaaaaagaacacaaacgaATAGTGTATTGTTTCCCTCGTACTCAACGCGCTTTTTCGAACCCTGAAACATTTATTGTATTGAGAAAACCGCGTGAAAGTAGCCCCTCTTTTGGATGTTTGTTTAGTTGTCCGGTACTATTCACGTGACGTGACCCAGCGGTTTTGACGTCTCGTGGATACTGTATTGTGATGAGGCTGAGTGAAGGAAACGCATAACGTTGCTGTTTTACTGTATAAGATTCTATATTTATACAATCGTGCAATTTACATTGTTCTGGTTTcgctgcttttgttttttttttgtttatcattcACTTATCCTTACAACCTAATCCTAGCCGCTCACGATCGTTCTTCCTGTTagtagtaataaaaaaaaagataaaagttATAATATACGTACGCAAGAGACTAATGTTTGCAAACAGCAACGTAAAAggttaaaaagtaaaaaaagaaaatccataATGCTAGCGTTTGTTGCACCATCCGCGCCCGTTAATGTGACAAGCGCTATTATTGCTGCACGATTATGCTTTTTTCACTTCAAATTGCAACTCGTTCGTACCGTGTACGTGCTGGCGATGTTAGTGCAAGCACTAATGTAACGAATTTCCGTTACACTGAAAAGCACGAAATTTCACCCTAGTCGGTACAGCAACTCCTTGATTTGGACGTTCATTTCACACATTTTAAGGTATTTGCTTACATCATCCTATCTTGCAAATGTCATTAACTCATTTGGGCAATTCACTCGCTTTTATTGATacgttttgtttggaaattaaaatataataatagttTTTGCACTTTACGCAGCGAATccttgttttttcgttttctttttttttcggtggatAGCTCGAGGATCTGGTCGTTAAGCACTAACATCATAAAtacaatctttatcctgttaAAATCTGTGGTTGTTTACTAAAACACTTTGGACGTACACGGACACCACTAGGCATTTAGATTTGCTGTGTGATTTGCAACgtgattttaaaaatgaaagtttgatggttttgtggttgtgtgtgtttttttttaaaaataaggcACAGCAACAAATCTTGACTTTGTGTTGGATCGCGTAATACATGAAAATGAATAAAGGGGAAGTGTGCAATTATGAATACAactagtgtaaaaaaaaataataagctaACTTAGCCCGCAAAGATTTTAGTATGGAAAATCGTATAAAAATTGTTGTACAACATTAGTCATAAAACGGGGGTGGGGGTAAAACGAATGGAGCGTTTTAGAACAGCTAAAaagatttatgattttttttttatattcgtaaaaaaaagaaatagttacagctttcaattaatttaatttaatttagcgAGTCAACTATCTCAGCAGCATTTTGCATATATAGTTTGCATTTAAATGTATATATTAGATGTACTTGATATGGTACCCTATGATGCACATATCAATATTATTTCTCCTTGTTGTTGACAATATATGCGCCAAATACATGTCTCATTTAAAATCCCGTCTAGTATCAGAAATCTTCTTCACTTAGTGTACGCAAATCGTTCAGCGTCaccacaaaaaatatatataaatatatatatactaGCTGAAGAGTTGAACGTAATACAGCTTAGCGCATGCGATTGCTTTGAATGACGTGCATCATTCAACTGCGAGTGTTTCCCCCACGTTAAAGGTTTTCCGTTGCGAGTTTCGTTGGTAACTCGTTTGTGGTGTTGTTGGCGACAAAAAACTGCCGCGTAGGAAACCGGGCGTACTGTAGCAATCTTTCCAGCACGCAGGAAGACGATAACCGTGCCTCAGCATCATGATCCCAGCAGTCTTCCATCGTTTCGCAGATCGCAATCAGTCCctgaaaggagaaaaaaaacggaacgtgATGAAGTTCAAACACACCTTTCGTGTAGCGCGTTTTGGCACTTACCGCATGATTACGCCACGGATCGAAGATACGGGGACGTAGCTTCTTCATCACCACGTTTTCCTGCATTTCCTCGAGCGTTGGATGCGGACCCAACTCGGCCTCGAACGGCAACCGGTACTCATCGACCGGGCCACCGTGGACGGTGCAGCGCGATACCAGTTCCCACAGCACGAGCCCACACGCATACACGTCGATGCGCAGGAAGGCGTCGCGGGTAAAGTTGATTGCACCTTCGAGCACCTCCGGTGCCATGTAGCGTCGCGTTCCCACCTGTCCGTGCGTGTCGCCGCATGATTTTCCTGtcagaaataaagaaaaacgcaCGGGTTTAGACTCCATTCGTCCGGTAGATTCGCTGCAAAAGGGAATATTCTACCTGGCGTAAACACAAGCGCTAGTCCAAAATCGGCAATGCATGCGGTCAGATCCGCTTTCAGCAGGACGTTCTTGCTCTTGAAGTCTCTGTGTGCGATCGATGGTTTCAAACCATCCGTTCTGCTGCCCTGTATTTCCTCGTGCAGGTGCGTTAAGCCACGCGCCATCGTCGTCGCTATTTTGCACAGATCGTTCCAGGTGACCGTGTGCGCTTTCAAAAAGTCACATAGCGAACCATTCTCGCAGTAGGCAGTGATGAGCCAAAAGTCTGTGCTGGCCATATCGACGCGTTTCTCACAACCGATGAACTCGAGAATATTCGAATGGTTCATCCGTGGCAGCTAGAGTAGAAAGtaagaataaattttatagAAACCGTTTGTTTGAGACAAATATCTCCGCCGGTGAGATACTCACCTTGAAAATTTCCTGCTCCGTAATCCACGACTGTTTTTCTTGCATTGGAAAAATTTTCACAGCCACCTCCTGATTGCCGAGCTGCGCTCTCCACACCACACCAAAACGACCGCGGGCTTTAATATCCTTCAAATCGATTGGACGGTGCGATATGTTGGTGGACGAGTTGGAAATGTCTGGCTCAACCTGAAATGCATGGGAAACGTTTAATTTTTGTCCAGTACGCGAGCTAATTTAAACGCAAAAGATTAACGTACCGTTGGAATTTCATTAAACATCACCTGTTTGTGATGGGTACAGTACAGCCAAGTCATTAAACTGCATGCCGCCGCAAAGGATATGGATGTAATGAGTACTACCAGCATAAGGTTTGATTCCTTCTCGACTGACTGTAACACTTCCGGTGCTTTCGTTGCTTCCGGTATCCATTTGTGGTCCTTATTGCACAGGCTACCCCGGCAACAGCAGTAGTTGAAATTTTTCTTCGGATCAGTCGTTGTATCGATGCACTCGGTGTTATTGCACTCCGTAGGGTTGATGAAGCATCCTTTCAGCGTTACGTTTACTTCATCTGGAAACCAAACCATACAAAATTGCCAATCCAATCGGGCAACACACTATTAAGGGCTCAGTACTTACTTGTTATATTGTTCGTTGTCCAGACCACAAAACATCCGACCGGTCTGTCGGGTTCAGTATCTTCACAAGTGTCGATGCCTTCCTTACATTCGCCCTCTTTACACTGGTAGGAAACACATTTTAAGCCTCCCTCCGCTAATCGCGCTCGACTTAGCGATCCTTTTATTACGATAAGCACTGAAAACAGCCCAGAAAAGAACAtaaatgcaaatttgcttGCAGTTGTAACATCACACGAACAATTCGTAAATACGTTTGCTATGCTTAcatgaaaagtaaaataaaaaatgcattaagCCACGCATTTTCACCGGATAGTGTGTTGGATCACAGCGGAATTATTCACTATGTT is part of the Anopheles funestus chromosome X, idAnoFuneDA-416_04, whole genome shotgun sequence genome and encodes:
- the LOC125760756 gene encoding uncharacterized protein LOC125760756 translates to MAVFLINVCKFNGCEKIFPSLTDLIHHIENTHIDDSQAPEVTEKTQPTCLPLSYVLRFVTDNTRRDGVAAPVAVSSNGTDRNNPTLANSTGLRLTNAAASINQTSDHGHGTAATNSSTIANGGNSGGSIVATATTNGCTADQNGTVPSGGNGSYSGGPESIKNQLNQQTVGSTDLKRKIAIKHHSYSISASNRSTTPTGSEMDDDEMMVSESEDSNDSWTTEEFSSEFIMRYGSRRHSASGGGGGINTSNEKPFACPVPGCKKRYKNVNGIKYHSKNGHKKDGNRVRKAFKCYCGKSYKTAQRLKNHNMLVHAATRNGSPVDGTNLAAVPLTSPALPSATLISTPVKSPPLSNGSISPTISITASPSLTASTGAVIPSSQIGTNATNTNATCTSPSTVTITQVTHKVPRAFVLSANSATATTPMPVSAAATVVTATAVAASPVTTANVFPVSSPASANISASVSAISAVSPISSNTVSSGISTAVSPISSSTISIVSPISSSSISAGVSPVNIKYDNLGILTPATSPKLIAANLCQEVNPPLQLQSTAGTGIGVGGGNGTAGTTTVLGGLSLKTVNGNVTVRSGGNGTAGSGGGGGGGGGGNPTSELVNTGGGNVGIALVVSSSNVGMETKLNATGCNNKNAVLSASVTAGQQYAEET
- the LOC125760781 gene encoding activin receptor type-2A, which translates into the protein MRGLMHFLFYFSLLIVIKGSLSRARLAEGGLKCVSYQCKEGECKEGIDTCEDTEPDRPVGCFVVWTTNNITNEVNVTLKGCFINPTECNNTECIDTTTDPKKNFNYCCCRGSLCNKDHKWIPEATKAPEVLQSVEKESNLMLVVLITSISFAAACSLMTWLYCTHHKQVMFNEIPTVEPDISNSSTNISHRPIDLKDIKARGRFGVVWRAQLGNQEVAVKIFPMQEKQSWITEQEIFKLPRMNHSNILEFIGCEKRVDMASTDFWLITAYCENGSLCDFLKAHTVTWNDLCKIATTMARGLTHLHEEIQGSRTDGLKPSIAHRDFKSKNVLLKADLTACIADFGLALVFTPGKSCGDTHGQVGTRRYMAPEVLEGAINFTRDAFLRIDVYACGLVLWELVSRCTVHGGPVDEYRLPFEAELGPHPTLEEMQENVVMKKLRPRIFDPWRNHAGLIAICETMEDCWDHDAEARLSSSCVLERLLQYARFPTRQFFVANNTTNELPTKLATENL